From a single Anomaloglossus baeobatrachus isolate aAnoBae1 chromosome 4, aAnoBae1.hap1, whole genome shotgun sequence genomic region:
- the LOC142301942 gene encoding uncharacterized protein LOC142301942 isoform X1 has product MYGNVDCVPPAQRGEVFLKRSPSEHSDIYLQEESIYEPVRGSEKPDSENLWRLSSIGSSEEDTTLRWSKGPPKRSKAWMPSYQKDCFYQKSRLLIVVSSCGLLLLLSIFILGYFMNKYYAMETELEHVKEQNKRHITMGSFLLYNEAHNKCAEVRSSSTGKDLLELTTSICSSVSDSQLFHWLPGGRLMSLGEGLCVVVEGKPQSQKPLRLSQCNADKTLSWECYNDTLLGVKGENLFFNYGNNPKNMVMLYWGNGVWSRWRARNLDGNVLDGGACAQEKGL; this is encoded by the exons ATGTACGGCAATGTGGACTGTGTTCCCCCAGCTCAACGTGGAGAAGTTTTCCTAAAGAGAAGCCCATCAG AACATAGTGATATATATCTACAAGAAGAAAGTATATATGAACCGGTGCGGGGCAGTGAGAAGCCGGACTCTGAGAACCTCTGGAGACTATCATCCATTGGAAGCAGTGAGGAAGATACTACACTTCGGTGGAGCAAAGGCCCACCAAAAAGAAGTAAAGCTTGGATGCCTTCTTATCAGAAGGATT GTTTTTATCAGAAGTCCCGACTCTTGATTGTTGTTTCTAGCTGTGGCCTTCTGCTGCTCTTGAGCATCTTCATCTTGGGTTATTTTATGAACAAGT ATTACGCTATGGAGACAGAATTAGAGCACGTAAAAGAGCAGAATAAGCGGCATATAACAATGG GTTCCTTCCTTCTATATAACGAAGCCCATAACAAGTGTGCAGAGGTGCGCTCATCTTCTACCGGGAAAGATCTTTTGGAGCTCACCACCTCCATTTGCTCCTCAGTTTCCGATTCTCAGCTCTTCCACTGGCTCCCAGGAGGCCGTCTCATGAGCTTAGGAGAGGGACTATGTGTGGTGGTGGAAGGAAAGCCTCAATCGCAGAAGCCACTAAGGCTTTCTCAATGTAATGCTGACAAGACCTTGAGCTGGGAGTGCTACAATGATACTTTGCTGGGAGTCAAAGGGGAAAACCTTTTCTTTAACTATGggaataatccaaaaaatatggtcatgctttATTGGGGAAATGGGGTTTGGAGTCGTTGGAGAGCTCGGAATCTTGATGGGAACGTACTAGATGGAGGGGCTTGTGCTCAAGAAAAGGGGTTATAA
- the LOC142301942 gene encoding uncharacterized protein LOC142301942 isoform X2: MYGNVDCVPPAQRGEVFLKRSPSEHSDIYLQEESIYEPVRGSEKPDSENLWRLSSIGSSEEDTTLRWSKGPPKRSFYQKSRLLIVVSSCGLLLLLSIFILGYFMNKYYAMETELEHVKEQNKRHITMGSFLLYNEAHNKCAEVRSSSTGKDLLELTTSICSSVSDSQLFHWLPGGRLMSLGEGLCVVVEGKPQSQKPLRLSQCNADKTLSWECYNDTLLGVKGENLFFNYGNNPKNMVMLYWGNGVWSRWRARNLDGNVLDGGACAQEKGL; encoded by the exons ATGTACGGCAATGTGGACTGTGTTCCCCCAGCTCAACGTGGAGAAGTTTTCCTAAAGAGAAGCCCATCAG AACATAGTGATATATATCTACAAGAAGAAAGTATATATGAACCGGTGCGGGGCAGTGAGAAGCCGGACTCTGAGAACCTCTGGAGACTATCATCCATTGGAAGCAGTGAGGAAGATACTACACTTCGGTGGAGCAAAGGCCCACCAAAAAGAA GTTTTTATCAGAAGTCCCGACTCTTGATTGTTGTTTCTAGCTGTGGCCTTCTGCTGCTCTTGAGCATCTTCATCTTGGGTTATTTTATGAACAAGT ATTACGCTATGGAGACAGAATTAGAGCACGTAAAAGAGCAGAATAAGCGGCATATAACAATGG GTTCCTTCCTTCTATATAACGAAGCCCATAACAAGTGTGCAGAGGTGCGCTCATCTTCTACCGGGAAAGATCTTTTGGAGCTCACCACCTCCATTTGCTCCTCAGTTTCCGATTCTCAGCTCTTCCACTGGCTCCCAGGAGGCCGTCTCATGAGCTTAGGAGAGGGACTATGTGTGGTGGTGGAAGGAAAGCCTCAATCGCAGAAGCCACTAAGGCTTTCTCAATGTAATGCTGACAAGACCTTGAGCTGGGAGTGCTACAATGATACTTTGCTGGGAGTCAAAGGGGAAAACCTTTTCTTTAACTATGggaataatccaaaaaatatggtcatgctttATTGGGGAAATGGGGTTTGGAGTCGTTGGAGAGCTCGGAATCTTGATGGGAACGTACTAGATGGAGGGGCTTGTGCTCAAGAAAAGGGGTTATAA